The following nucleotide sequence is from Mesobacillus jeotgali.
CTAAGCTTCGATCATCGAATGATTGACGGCGCTACTGCACAGCACGCATTGAATCACATCAAGCGCCTGTTGAACGATCCAGAACTATTGTTAATGGAGGGGTAATAAATGGTAGTAGGAGATTTTCCAATCGAAACTGATACTCTTGTCATTGGTGCCGGACCTGGCGGATATGTGGCAGCGATTCGCGCTGCCCAGCTAGGCCAAAAAGTAACAATCGTAGAAAAAGCAACTCTTGGCGGAGTGTGCCTGAACGTCGGATGTATTCCTTCAAAAGCTTTAATTTCTGCAGGCCATAGATACGAAAACGCTAAGCATTCTGAAGACATGGGGATCAAAGCAGAAAACGTCACGCTTGATTTCTCAAAAGTTCAGGAATTTAAGGCTGGAGTAGTTAAAAAACTTACTGGCGGCGTTGAGGGTTTATTGAAAGGCAACAAAATCGATATCGTAAGCGGAGAAGCGTATTTCGTTGATTCCAATACGATTCGTGTGATGGATGAGAATTCAGCACAGACATATACTTTCAAAAATGCAATCATTGCAACTGGATCCCGTCCTATCGAAATCCCAGCTTTCAAGTACTCCAAGCGCGTGCTTGATTCAACAGGAGCACTTAACCTCCAGGAGCTGCCAAAAAGCATTGTTGTTATTGGCGGCGGGTACATTGGTACTGAGCTTGGCGGAGCATACGCAAGCTTTGGCACTAAGGTAACAATTCTTGAAGGTGCAGACGAAATTCTTAATGGATTCGAAAAACAGATGTCAGCTCTTGTAAAACGCAACCTTAAGAAGAAGGGTGCAGAAATCATTACTAAGGCCCTTGCAAAAGGTGTCGACGAAACTGACTCTGGCGTAACAGTTAAATATGAAGCAAATGGTGAAGAAAAGAGTATCGAAGCAGACTACGTGTTTGTCATGGTAGGAAGAAAGCCTAACACGGATGAACTAGGCCTTGAGCAGGTAGGCATCGAGATGTCTGATCGCGGTGTTATCAAAATTGACAAGCAATGCCGTACAAGTGTAAGCAACATCTATGCGATCGGTGACATTGTTGAAGGGCCTCCACTAGCACATAAAGCTTCTTACGAAGGCAAGATTGCCGCTGAAGCAATCGCTGGACATCCTTCAGAAATCGACTACCTGGCTATTCCGGCAGTAGTCTTCTCTGATCCAGAATTAGCATCAGTAGGCTACTCTGAAAAGGAAGCGAAAGATGCTGGCATTGATATTACAGCATCTAAGTTCCCATTCGCTGCAAATGGCCGTGCACTATCACTTAACCAGACAGACGGCTTCTTGAAGCTGATCACACGTAAAGAAGATGACATTGTCATCGGTGCGCAGATTGCTGGTCCGAATGCTTCTGACATGATCGCAGAGCTCGGCCTTGCAATCGAAGCAGGCATGACTGCTGAAGACCTTGCAATGACAATCCACGCTCACCCAACTCTCGGTGAGATTACGATGGAAGCTGCAGAAGTAGCACTTGGTAACCCGATTCATATCGTAAAGTAACATGAAAAAGTCCTTTCCATCAGGAAAGGACTTTTTTTATTCATTATTCAAAACTGCTGATAAAGGTTCGATGATCTGGTCCTTTGTTACATTGCCATTCACATTGGCAAGTACCTGGTCCTGATGGACAATCAGGATAGCAGGAAATTGTTTTACCTTAAAAAGGTCATAATATTTATTGGCATTGGCAACAGGAATGACAACAATATTATCAAATGCAGAAGGATAATCTTTCTTTAATTCTATAATGGCATCATAATAGGATGCTTCCTGTTTATAGTTCTCATCATCAGAAAAGAAAACGACTTGTTTAATATCTCCATTTAGCTCCAAATCATCTGAATCGTTGACTGGGTTGCAAGAAGCCGTGAGAAATAGGAACGTTGCGACAAAAACAAAAGACAAGCTTTTCATTTATCTTTGCCTCACTTTTTTTCGGAATATTGTTTCACCATCTAACTGTTTGTCCATATTCTATCACAGCAATTTCCAAAAGAATGGAATGTTATTGATTTGTTACATAATTGAAAAATATCCTAACCATCAAGACATATACTAGTAAAAAGATTTGAATGTTTAACCTAACGTGACTTGGGAATAAGATAATTTAGACATGGTGGTGGAGGATTTGAAAGTGTATGCAGTAATGCTGCTTCAATTCATTATCTGGAGTGGGTATACCTTAATAGAATGGCTATCCAAACACGATCATCCGATTTATAATGGTATTATGTTCTTGGTATTTTTCTATTTAGCCATAATAATAGGCAATCATATCATGAAATCCACTAGGAAAACCTTTTTTATAACGGTCTTGAGCTTGGCTATTTATGGGTCGATCCATATGACAATGTCTTTTATTTCTTGAAGTACTGAGCATGTAAAAAATTATAATCCATCAGCTTTGTCAGCGAAGAATTACCAGCGGGAGGGAAAAGTCTTGAAAAAAACAGTAGTTTCAATGATTGCTGCTTCGGTGATTTTAGCCGGATGCGGGGCTGCAGAAGAAGCGCAGAAGCCAGAAGGCACCAGTGAAGAGCAAAAAGAACAAGTCTTAAATGATGAAAAAGCCGCAGAGGAAAAGCCGGAAACAGAAGCTGCAGAACCAGAGGAGAAACCAGCTGAAGAGGAAAATAAGAGCGAAGAAGTAGTACAGGCATCACCACAATATAAGATGAAAGGCGATTTTTCTATCCAAAATATCGATAATCCAGATGAAAAAATTGTTTTATTGACAATTGACGATGCTCCGGATAAAAATGCTCTTGAAATGGCCAAGACGTTAAAAGATTTAAATGTAAAAGCCATCTTTTTTGTAAATGGCCACTTCCTTGATACTCCCGAAGAAGGGGAAGTTCTAAAGCAAATTCATCGAATGGGCTTTCCAATTGGGAACCATACATATAATCACAAATCGTTAAGGGAATTATCCGAGGAGCAGCAAAGGAAAGAAATTGTAGATCTTAATGACAGAGTCGAGGAACTGATTGGTGAAAGGCCGGAATTCTTCAGGGCTCCATTCGGAATGAACACTGATTACAGCAAGCAGCTGGCCGCAGATGAGAAAATGCTGTTAATGAATTGGACCTATGGTTATGATTGGGAAAAGGATTACCAATCAAAGGAAGCTCTTGCGGATATTATGGTGAATACGCCTTTACTACGGAATGGAGCGAATTTGCTGATGCATGACAGGCAGTGGACAAGCGAAGCACTGGGGGATATCGTAAAAGGCTTGCAAGATAAGGGATATAAAGTCGTCGATCCTGAACTTATCGAAACTCCTGCAAATAAAGAAACGGCTGCCCAGTAGCAGCCGTTTTTGATGTTTTAAAATGTCAATTGGTGCGAACTTAGAGTTCCGTTTGGTACGGAACCCGAAAGTGTTTCCTAGAGTTATTTGCGTGGATAGAAGTACATAATCCTTCCATTGAATAAATGGAGCTCGCCCTGCAATTTTTTACCCAGGAACTTACTGAATTCATTTGCTTTTCCTTTGTCCCCAGCTGTCGCTGTAGGAGGAAGTGTAATTTGTATGTATGATTGTTCGCGTTCTGTTCCGTTTTCGTCGACAACTGCCTCTTTATCAACGCCGATTAGTATGGCATTATAACGGTCTTGGGATGATTGCAGGTAGAACCATATGCCTTTCCCATCCTCTTTTTCCTTCAGATCATAAGGAAATGCTGAATTTTCATAATTCCAAGCAACCTGATCACCTGTTTTAGCAGTAATTTCCTTATAGTAATTAAATAAATCCTTTAGTTCTTCAGTGGAAATGGCTTGCTGAGATGATGATGGTACAAGTTTAATATAAGCATTACTAGACATCGTCCAATCCCCTTTTCCTATCTATTCTTTCCCATTTTATCACTCCTGAAAAAGCATTGACAATAGAATAAAAGCTTTTTAACTTCTTATACACTTGCCTTTTTGTCAAAAATAAATTATAATAATATTCTAAATATTTAATTAAAAAGGAGGAGGCATATGGAACTATTCGAAAAGCTTTATGATGAGCATGAAAAGGTTCACGTCAGGTTTGTGGGGTTTACTACTAATGACACTCGTTATGACTTTGGGATTGTCTCTACTAACATGTTTTTCGGAAAACCTCTGGTAGTCTGCATGCAGACGGGGCGTTCAGCACTCCTCGACCCTAAGGACATTGAAGACGTAGAATATTTGCAGAAAGCATTCCATATTACAGAAGTCCGGCAGGCTGAGGACCTTGCATTATTTTTCCAAGAAGAATTGCCGACAGCCCCGTTCCAGACTCAATACGAATAAGCGGGAGAAGAGAGCAGGCCAAAAAGGCCTGTTTTTTAGTTTCATGATATTCCATGATGAAAAGTTAACGCATAGGGCAACAATGATCTAACTTTTGAGCAAATAGTGTCATACTAATTGTTTTTAAGACATATATAATGGGTAAGTATAATAAAATTCACATTATATAAAATAAAAGTGTTATACAATTTAGGCTTGAAATCTTAATAGTGTTATATTATTATATAATTAGAAGTTGATGAAGCGCTTTCAAAAATCAAAACGAAAAGGAGTTTGAAAAGATGGGCACAATCGTTTGTCAAACTTGCAATGCTACAATTGACCATTTCGAAGATGAGAAAGTAACGGTATTATATTCAAAAAAATGCAACTGCTGCGACCATGAAGGTGCAGAGGAAAGATAAGAATAGATAAAAGGGCATGCAAAGCTGCATGCCCTCTTTTTTTACAAGATAAGAAAGTGTGAATTTTCACTTCGAGAATTGTCTAGCTCCAGCTCCTAGCCCCTCGAGTCGCTTATCTAGCTGCGGCTCCTAACTCCTCGAGACGTTTCGGTCTTGCCAATGAAGTCAAAGAGCGACTTTACAGTCAGGCCCTCCAACGCTTGTCGGGGCTGAACAAGGCGCTTGCGCTTTTCTTATCTGATTGCTTTGTGTTCCTTGATCACTCTGAAGGATTTAAGTTCATCATCCTCTGGACCTTGTACCGGAAGGCCGGCCTCCATATTGGTCTTGATATATACAAGGTTTTCTTCTGTAATGATCTCTCCTGGAATGAAAATTGGAATTCCTGGCGGATACACCATTACGAATTCTGCTATGATCCGTCCCTCAGATTCCTCTACAGGCACAACCTCGGTATCGGCGTAGAACGCATCCCGAGGTGTCAACGCTAGTAATGGGATATCCGGAAGCATAACTTCTGCATGCACCTTTTCCGCAAGATGGTGAAATTCTTTAGAAAGTTCACGTAAGGCCTTAACAAGAATTTCAGCTTCTTTTTGTGTGTCTCCAGGTGTGATGATGCACAGGATATTGTACAAATCCGAAAGTTCCACTTCGATATTGTATTTCTCGCGAAGCCATTTTTCGACCTCGTATCCAGTAATATTAAGGTCTTTGATGCTGATGAGTACTTTTGTCGGGTCAAAATCAAAGGTTGCATTCGTGCCAAGAAGGTCTTCTCCAGGGCAGTAAAGATGCTCAATTTCGTTTACCTGACCACGAATCCATTGCGCCAGCTTGATCGTCCTGTCAATGATGTCCCTTCCCTCAATGGCAAGTCTTCTTCTCGCCGTATCCAGTGATGCGAGCAACAGGTAAGAAGTAGAGGTGGTGGTCAGCATGCTGATGATAGATTGAACACGCTTAGAGGATACCAAACCTTCTTTTACATTCAGGATCGAGCTTTGCGTCATTGATCCGCCAAGCTTATGAACGCTTGTTGCAGCCATGTCAGCTCCTGCCTGCATGGCTGAAAGCGGAAGATCTTCATGGAAGTGGATATGGACCCCATGGGCTTCATCCACCAGAACTGGAACGTGGTAGGAATGAGCAATCTCAACGATTTTTTTCAAGTCAGCTGCAAAGCCGAAATACGTTGGGTTGATTACAAGAAGACCTTTTGCATCTGGATGCTGTTCCAGCGCCTTCTCGACTGAGTCAGTTGAGATTCCATGAGAAATTCCGAGCTTTTTATCAATCTCAGGATGGATAAAGATTGGAATGGCTCCGGAAAAAACAATAGCCGACATAATCGATTTATGAACGTTCCGTGGAACGATAATCTTGTCTCCAGGTCCGCAGACAGTCATGATCATGGTCATGATCGCGCCGCTTGTCCCTTGAACTGAAAAGAAAGTATGATCAGCGCCGAATGCTTCAGCGGCGAGTTCCTGGGCCTGCTTGATGATGCCCTTAGGCGAATGCAAGTCATCAAGGGGGCCGATGTTGATTAAATCAATGGACAGTGCATTGTCACCAATGAACTCTCTGAACTCAGGGTCAATCCCGCTCCCTTTTTTATGGCCGGGAATATGAAACTGGATCGGATTCTTTTCTGCGTGCGTTAATAGGCTTGTAAACAACGGTGTTTCTTTTTGTGACAATTGACGATCACACCTCTTTAATGTATTGGATTTACTTGTTTATAGGTTATGATTAGCTTTTGAAAAAATAAAACACATGCATTATAGCACTAATCAAGGTGTTTGCAAAGAAATTCAAAATATAATGAAAAACTGCGATTAGCATAAAGAAAACAGGAAATATGGGTCCTATAATAGAAGTATTAAAGAAACGGCATTTGAAGGAGAGGAAATATGAACTGGAATACAGATGTAACACACCTTTTAGGAATACAATACCCGAT
It contains:
- a CDS encoding GapA-binding peptide SR1P, giving the protein MGTIVCQTCNATIDHFEDEKVTVLYSKKCNCCDHEGAEER
- a CDS encoding polysaccharide deacetylase family protein; this encodes MKKTVVSMIAASVILAGCGAAEEAQKPEGTSEEQKEQVLNDEKAAEEKPETEAAEPEEKPAEEENKSEEVVQASPQYKMKGDFSIQNIDNPDEKIVLLTIDDAPDKNALEMAKTLKDLNVKAIFFVNGHFLDTPEEGEVLKQIHRMGFPIGNHTYNHKSLRELSEEQQRKEIVDLNDRVEELIGERPEFFRAPFGMNTDYSKQLAADEKMLLMNWTYGYDWEKDYQSKEALADIMVNTPLLRNGANLLMHDRQWTSEALGDIVKGLQDKGYKVVDPELIETPANKETAAQ
- a CDS encoding DUF1885 family protein, with amino-acid sequence MSSNAYIKLVPSSSQQAISTEELKDLFNYYKEITAKTGDQVAWNYENSAFPYDLKEKEDGKGIWFYLQSSQDRYNAILIGVDKEAVVDENGTEREQSYIQITLPPTATAGDKGKANEFSKFLGKKLQGELHLFNGRIMYFYPRK
- a CDS encoding small peptidoglycan-associated lipoprotein, translating into MKSLSFVFVATFLFLTASCNPVNDSDDLELNGDIKQVVFFSDDENYKQEASYYDAIIELKKDYPSAFDNIVVIPVANANKYYDLFKVKQFPAILIVHQDQVLANVNGNVTKDQIIEPLSAVLNNE
- the lpdA gene encoding dihydrolipoyl dehydrogenase, whose amino-acid sequence is MVVGDFPIETDTLVIGAGPGGYVAAIRAAQLGQKVTIVEKATLGGVCLNVGCIPSKALISAGHRYENAKHSEDMGIKAENVTLDFSKVQEFKAGVVKKLTGGVEGLLKGNKIDIVSGEAYFVDSNTIRVMDENSAQTYTFKNAIIATGSRPIEIPAFKYSKRVLDSTGALNLQELPKSIVVIGGGYIGTELGGAYASFGTKVTILEGADEILNGFEKQMSALVKRNLKKKGAEIITKALAKGVDETDSGVTVKYEANGEEKSIEADYVFVMVGRKPNTDELGLEQVGIEMSDRGVIKIDKQCRTSVSNIYAIGDIVEGPPLAHKASYEGKIAAEAIAGHPSEIDYLAIPAVVFSDPELASVGYSEKEAKDAGIDITASKFPFAANGRALSLNQTDGFLKLITRKEDDIVIGAQIAGPNASDMIAELGLAIEAGMTAEDLAMTIHAHPTLGEITMEAAEVALGNPIHIVK
- a CDS encoding DUF3055 domain-containing protein, whose amino-acid sequence is MELFEKLYDEHEKVHVRFVGFTTNDTRYDFGIVSTNMFFGKPLVVCMQTGRSALLDPKDIEDVEYLQKAFHITEVRQAEDLALFFQEELPTAPFQTQYE
- a CDS encoding aminotransferase class I/II-fold pyridoxal phosphate-dependent enzyme, which encodes MSQKETPLFTSLLTHAEKNPIQFHIPGHKKGSGIDPEFREFIGDNALSIDLINIGPLDDLHSPKGIIKQAQELAAEAFGADHTFFSVQGTSGAIMTMIMTVCGPGDKIIVPRNVHKSIMSAIVFSGAIPIFIHPEIDKKLGISHGISTDSVEKALEQHPDAKGLLVINPTYFGFAADLKKIVEIAHSYHVPVLVDEAHGVHIHFHEDLPLSAMQAGADMAATSVHKLGGSMTQSSILNVKEGLVSSKRVQSIISMLTTTSTSYLLLASLDTARRRLAIEGRDIIDRTIKLAQWIRGQVNEIEHLYCPGEDLLGTNATFDFDPTKVLISIKDLNITGYEVEKWLREKYNIEVELSDLYNILCIITPGDTQKEAEILVKALRELSKEFHHLAEKVHAEVMLPDIPLLALTPRDAFYADTEVVPVEESEGRIIAEFVMVYPPGIPIFIPGEIITEENLVYIKTNMEAGLPVQGPEDDELKSFRVIKEHKAIR